Proteins from a single region of Lelliottia sp. JS-SCA-14:
- the menA gene encoding 1,4-dihydroxy-2-naphthoate polyprenyltransferase produces the protein MTDISRTQAWLESLRPKTLPLAFAAIVVGTALAWWQGHFDPLVAVLALITAGLLQILSNLANDYGDAVKGSDKPDRIGPLRGMQKGVITQAQMKRALIITVVLICLSGLSLVSVACKTTADFIGFMVLGLLAIIAAITYTVGTRPYGYIGLGDISVLVFFGWLSVMGSWYLQAHTLIPALFLPATACGLLAAAVLNINNLRDIDSDRLNGKNTLAVRLGPVNARRYHTGLLMGALVCLALFNLISLHSIWGWLFVLAAPLLVKQARFVMREKSPAAMPPMLERTVKGALLTNLLFVIGIVLSQTVG, from the coding sequence ATGACTGATATCAGCCGTACTCAGGCGTGGCTTGAAAGCCTGCGTCCTAAGACCTTACCCCTGGCGTTTGCCGCCATCGTTGTGGGCACCGCTCTGGCCTGGTGGCAAGGGCATTTCGATCCCCTGGTGGCAGTCCTGGCGCTGATCACCGCCGGTTTGCTGCAAATCCTCTCGAACCTCGCCAACGACTATGGCGACGCGGTGAAAGGTAGCGACAAACCTGACCGCATCGGGCCGCTGCGCGGGATGCAGAAAGGGGTGATTACCCAGGCGCAGATGAAGCGCGCGCTGATTATCACCGTGGTGCTGATCTGCCTGTCAGGGCTGTCGCTGGTGTCGGTCGCCTGTAAAACCACCGCGGATTTTATTGGCTTTATGGTGCTGGGGCTGCTGGCGATTATCGCGGCGATTACCTACACCGTCGGCACACGCCCGTACGGTTACATTGGCCTGGGTGATATCTCCGTGCTGGTGTTCTTCGGCTGGCTGAGCGTGATGGGAAGCTGGTATCTGCAGGCTCACACGCTGATCCCGGCGCTGTTCCTCCCGGCAACTGCCTGCGGTTTACTCGCGGCGGCGGTGTTGAACATCAACAACCTGCGCGATATCGACAGCGATCGTCTGAACGGCAAAAACACCCTGGCGGTACGCTTAGGCCCGGTGAATGCACGTCGCTATCACACCGGTCTGCTGATGGGCGCGCTGGTCTGCCTGGCGCTGTTTAACCTGATTTCCCTGCACAGCATCTGGGGCTGGTTGTTCGTCCTGGCCGCACCGCTGCTAGTCAAACAGGCGCGCTTCGTGATGCGCGAGAAAAGCCCCGCTGCGATGCCGCCGATGCTCGAACGCACGGTAAAAGGGGCGCTGCTGACTAACCTGTTATTTGTTATCGGAATTGTGCTGAGTCAGACGGTCGGTTAA
- a CDS encoding MIP/aquaporin family protein produces MSQTSTLKGQCIAEFLGTGLLIFFGVGCVAALKVAGATFGQWEISIIWGLGVAMAIYLTAGVSGAHLNPAVTIALWLFACFDKRKVVPYIISQFAGAFCAAALVYGLYYNLFIDFEQTHHMVRGSVESLDLAGIFSTYPNPHINFVQAFAVEMVITAILMGVIMALGDDGNGIPRGPLAPLLIGLLIAVIGASMGPLTGFAMNPARDLGPKTFAFFAGWGDVAFTGAKDIPYFLVPLFGPIVGAALGAFGYRKLIGRHLPCDTCVEEEKETTSATQQNASL; encoded by the coding sequence ATGAGTCAGACATCAACCTTAAAAGGCCAGTGCATCGCCGAGTTCCTTGGTACCGGGTTGTTGATTTTCTTCGGGGTAGGCTGTGTCGCAGCACTGAAAGTGGCGGGCGCCACCTTCGGTCAGTGGGAAATCAGCATTATCTGGGGTCTGGGCGTGGCGATGGCCATCTACCTGACCGCAGGGGTTTCCGGTGCACATCTCAACCCGGCGGTGACCATCGCGCTGTGGCTGTTCGCATGCTTCGACAAACGCAAAGTCGTACCCTACATCATTTCACAATTTGCCGGCGCCTTTTGCGCAGCGGCATTAGTTTACGGGCTTTATTACAATCTTTTCATCGACTTCGAACAGACGCATCATATGGTGCGCGGCAGCGTCGAAAGTCTTGATCTGGCCGGTATCTTCTCCACTTATCCGAACCCACATATCAATTTTGTGCAGGCGTTCGCGGTTGAGATGGTGATTACCGCTATTCTGATGGGCGTCATTATGGCGCTGGGCGATGACGGCAACGGCATTCCGCGTGGCCCGCTGGCACCGCTGCTGATCGGCCTGCTGATTGCGGTGATCGGCGCATCCATGGGGCCGCTGACCGGCTTTGCGATGAACCCGGCGCGTGACCTTGGACCGAAAACCTTCGCCTTCTTCGCAGGCTGGGGCGACGTGGCCTTCACCGGCGCGAAAGATATTCCTTACTTCCTGGTGCCGCTGTTCGGCCCGATTGTAGGGGCTGCGCTGGGTGCGTTCGGCTATCGTAAATTAATTGGTCGCCACTTACCGTGCGACACCTGTGTGGAAGAAGAGAAGGAAACGACCTCTGCCACACAACAAAATGCTTCGCTGTAA
- the cytR gene encoding DNA-binding transcriptional regulator CytR — MKSRKEVASATMKDVAQKAKVSTATVSRALMNPDKVSQATRNRVEQAALEVGYLPQAMGRNVKRNESRTILVIVPDICDPFFSEIIRGIEVTAAEQGYLVLIGDCAHQNQQEKTFIDLIITKQIDGMLLLGSRLPFDASIEEQRNLPPMVMANEFAPELELPTVHIDNLTAAFNAVNYLQELGHKRIGCIAGPEEMPLCHYRLQGYVQALRRAGVTVDPHYIARGDFTLEAGGLALEKLLAQPEPPTAVFCHSDVMALGALSYAKRRGLRVPQDLSIIGFDNISLSEFCDPPLSTVAQPRYDIGREAMLLLLDQLHGQAVSSGSRLLDCELIIRGSTQALT, encoded by the coding sequence TTGAAGTCCAGGAAAGAGGTTGCTTCGGCGACCATGAAAGACGTTGCCCAGAAAGCCAAAGTATCCACGGCAACGGTGTCCCGCGCATTAATGAACCCGGATAAAGTCTCTCAGGCGACGCGCAATCGCGTCGAGCAGGCGGCGCTGGAAGTCGGCTATTTGCCGCAGGCCATGGGGCGTAATGTTAAGCGTAACGAATCGCGTACCATTCTGGTTATCGTGCCGGACATTTGCGATCCCTTCTTCAGCGAAATTATCCGCGGCATTGAAGTCACCGCCGCGGAGCAAGGCTATCTGGTGCTGATTGGCGACTGCGCCCACCAGAATCAGCAAGAAAAAACCTTTATTGACCTGATTATCACCAAGCAGATCGACGGCATGCTGCTGCTCGGCTCGCGCCTGCCGTTTGACGCCAGCATCGAAGAGCAGCGCAATCTGCCGCCGATGGTGATGGCGAACGAGTTCGCACCAGAGCTGGAACTGCCGACCGTCCACATCGATAACCTGACCGCCGCCTTCAACGCCGTGAACTATCTTCAGGAGCTGGGGCACAAGCGCATCGGCTGTATCGCCGGGCCGGAAGAGATGCCGCTGTGTCACTACCGGTTGCAGGGCTACGTTCAGGCGCTGCGCCGCGCGGGCGTGACGGTCGATCCGCATTATATTGCCCGGGGCGATTTCACCCTCGAAGCGGGTGGACTGGCGCTGGAAAAATTACTCGCGCAGCCTGAACCGCCGACCGCTGTGTTCTGTCACAGCGATGTGATGGCGCTGGGCGCGTTGTCCTATGCCAAACGTCGCGGTCTGCGGGTGCCACAAGACTTGTCGATCATCGGCTTCGATAACATTTCGCTCTCCGAGTTTTGCGACCCGCCGCTCTCGACGGTCGCCCAGCCGCGCTACGATATCGGCCGCGAAGCGATGCTGTTGCTGCTCGATCAGCTGCACGGCCAGGCGGTCAGCAGCGGCTCGCGTTTGCTCGATTGCGAACTGATCATTCGCGGCTCCACACAGGCGCTTACTTAA
- the ftsN gene encoding cell division protein FtsN, with amino-acid sequence MAQRDYVRRGQPAPSRRKKSTSRSKQRSLPSVSPAMVAIAAAVLVAFIGGLYFITHHKKEDAEALQGSKVVGNGLPPKPEERWRYIKELESRQPGVRAPTEPSAGGEVKNADQLTNEQRQLLAQMQADMRQQPTQLNEVPWNEQTPQQRQQTLQRQRQVQQQVQQQQQWTQTQPVQQPRTQPRVTEQPYQQPQQQTRTAQTQPVQQPPKAQTQKPATSTQPYQDLLQTPAHTAAQQPKAQPQQSAPVTQTTEAPKQTAEKKDERRWMVQCGSFKGAEQAETVRAQLAFEGFDSRITTNNGWNRVVIGPVKGKDNADGTISRLKVAGHTNCIRLASGG; translated from the coding sequence GTGGCACAACGAGATTATGTACGTCGCGGCCAGCCGGCACCTTCGCGACGCAAAAAGAGCACCTCACGGAGCAAGCAGCGTAGTCTGCCTTCTGTCTCGCCAGCAATGGTCGCGATTGCTGCCGCCGTTCTGGTGGCCTTCATCGGTGGTCTGTACTTTATTACTCACCACAAGAAAGAAGATGCTGAAGCCCTTCAGGGCAGCAAAGTGGTGGGAAATGGTTTGCCGCCGAAACCTGAAGAGCGCTGGCGCTACATCAAAGAGCTGGAAAGCCGCCAGCCGGGCGTGCGTGCGCCCACCGAGCCTTCTGCCGGTGGTGAGGTGAAAAACGCCGATCAGCTCACCAACGAACAACGCCAGTTGCTGGCCCAGATGCAGGCCGATATGCGCCAGCAGCCGACGCAGCTGAACGAAGTGCCGTGGAACGAACAGACGCCGCAGCAGCGCCAGCAAACCTTGCAACGTCAGCGTCAGGTTCAGCAACAGGTGCAGCAGCAACAGCAGTGGACGCAAACGCAGCCAGTGCAGCAGCCTCGTACTCAGCCTCGCGTGACGGAACAGCCGTATCAGCAGCCGCAGCAGCAAACGCGCACGGCGCAGACCCAGCCGGTTCAACAGCCGCCGAAAGCACAAACGCAAAAACCTGCGACGTCGACTCAGCCGTATCAGGATCTGCTGCAAACGCCTGCCCATACCGCCGCGCAGCAGCCGAAAGCACAGCCTCAGCAGAGCGCCCCGGTGACTCAGACTACCGAAGCACCGAAGCAAACGGCAGAGAAAAAAGACGAGCGCCGCTGGATGGTGCAGTGCGGTTCGTTTAAAGGCGCAGAGCAGGCCGAAACCGTCCGCGCCCAGCTCGCGTTCGAAGGATTTGATTCACGCATTACCACCAACAATGGCTGGAATCGCGTGGTGATTGGCCCGGTGAAAGGCAAAGATAACGCGGATGGCACCATCAGCCGTCTGAAGGTCGCTGGCCACACAAACTGCATTCGACTCGCCTCTGGGGGTTGA
- the metJ gene encoding met regulon transcriptional regulator MetJ: protein MAEWSGEYISPYAEHGKKSEQVKKITVSIPLKVLKILTDERTRRQVNNLRHATNSELLCEAFLHAFTGQPLPNDEDLRKERSDEIPEAAKVIMRELGIDPDTWEY, encoded by the coding sequence ATGGCTGAATGGAGCGGCGAATATATCAGCCCATACGCTGAGCACGGTAAGAAGAGTGAGCAAGTAAAGAAAATTACGGTTTCCATTCCTCTGAAGGTGTTGAAGATCCTCACCGATGAACGCACGCGTCGTCAGGTGAACAACCTGCGTCATGCGACCAACAGCGAACTGCTGTGCGAAGCATTTTTGCATGCGTTTACTGGTCAGCCGTTGCCGAACGATGAAGACCTGCGCAAAGAGCGTAGCGATGAAATCCCGGAAGCGGCGAAAGTGATCATGCGTGAACTGGGTATCGACCCGGATACGTGGGAATACTGA
- the hslU gene encoding HslU--HslV peptidase ATPase subunit, with the protein MSEMTPREIVSELNKHIIGQDNAKRSVAIALRNRWRRMQLDEELRHEVTPKNILMIGPTGVGKTEIARRLAKLANAPFIKVEATKFTEVGYVGKEVDSIIRDLTDSAIKMVRVQAIEKNRYRAEEMAEERILDALIPPAKNNWGQSEQPAEPSAARQSFRKKLREGQLDDKEIEIDLAAAPMGVEIMSPPGMEEMTSQLQSMFQNLGGQKQKPRKLKIKDAMKLLIEEEAAKLVNPEELKQDAIDAVEQHGIVFIDEIDKICKRGESNGPDVSREGVQRDLLPLVEGCTVSTKHGMVKTDHILFIASGAFQVAKPSDLIPELQGRLPIRVELQALTTEDFERILTEPNASITVQYKALMATEGVNIEFTEDGIKRIAQAAWQVNETTENIGARRLHTVLERLVEDISYEASDLTGQSITIDADYVSKHLDALVADEDLSRFIL; encoded by the coding sequence ATGTCTGAAATGACCCCACGCGAAATTGTCAGCGAGCTGAACAAGCACATCATTGGCCAGGATAACGCCAAACGCTCCGTTGCCATTGCCCTGCGTAACCGCTGGCGCCGCATGCAGCTCGACGAAGAGCTGCGCCATGAAGTGACGCCAAAAAACATTCTGATGATCGGCCCGACCGGTGTCGGTAAAACCGAAATCGCCCGTCGTCTGGCGAAACTCGCCAACGCGCCGTTCATCAAAGTCGAAGCGACTAAGTTCACCGAAGTGGGCTATGTTGGTAAAGAAGTGGACTCCATCATCCGCGATCTGACCGACTCGGCGATCAAAATGGTCCGCGTTCAGGCGATTGAGAAAAACCGCTATCGTGCCGAAGAGATGGCGGAAGAGCGTATTCTCGATGCCCTGATCCCACCGGCGAAAAATAACTGGGGCCAGTCAGAGCAACCGGCTGAGCCATCCGCGGCGCGCCAGTCTTTCCGCAAGAAACTGCGTGAAGGTCAGCTTGACGACAAAGAGATTGAGATCGATCTCGCGGCGGCACCGATGGGCGTCGAAATCATGTCCCCTCCGGGCATGGAAGAGATGACCAGCCAACTGCAGTCCATGTTCCAGAACCTGGGCGGCCAGAAGCAAAAACCGCGTAAGCTGAAAATCAAAGACGCGATGAAGCTGCTGATTGAAGAAGAAGCGGCGAAACTGGTGAACCCGGAAGAGCTGAAGCAGGACGCGATCGACGCGGTTGAGCAGCACGGCATCGTGTTTATCGACGAAATCGACAAGATCTGTAAACGCGGCGAATCCAACGGCCCGGACGTGTCTCGCGAAGGCGTTCAGCGCGACCTGCTGCCGCTGGTCGAGGGCTGCACCGTGTCGACCAAGCACGGCATGGTCAAAACTGACCACATCCTGTTTATCGCGTCCGGCGCATTCCAGGTGGCGAAGCCTTCCGATTTAATCCCGGAACTGCAGGGTCGTCTGCCGATTCGCGTTGAACTCCAGGCGCTGACCACCGAAGATTTCGAGCGCATCCTGACCGAGCCAAATGCCTCCATCACCGTGCAGTACAAAGCGCTGATGGCGACCGAAGGCGTGAACATCGAGTTCACCGAAGACGGTATCAAACGTATCGCTCAGGCCGCATGGCAGGTGAACGAAACCACCGAGAACATCGGTGCGCGTCGTCTGCACACGGTGCTGGAGCGTCTGGTGGAAGATATCTCTTACGAAGCCAGCGATCTGACCGGTCAGAGCATTACCATTGATGCAGATTATGTGAGTAAACATCTGGATGCGTTAGTGGCAGATGAAGATCTAAGCCGTTTTATCCTATAA
- the priA gene encoding primosomal protein N' has translation MPVAHVALPVPLPRTFDYLLPDSMSAKAGCRVSVPFGKQQRVGIVVSVSDKSELPLNELKAVVEVLDDEPVYSSSVWRLLLWAADYYHHPIGDVLFHALPILLRQGKSASHAPMWYWFATEQGQAVDINSLKRSPKQQQALSALRQGRIWRHQVTELDFNDAALQGLRKKGLCELASESPALLDWRDGFSVSGDRLRLNTEQATAVGAIHSASDRFSAWLLAGVTGSGKTEVYLSVLENVLAQGKQALVMVPEIGLTPQTIARFRERFNAPVEVLHSGLNDTERLSAWLKAKNGEAAIVIGTRSSLFTPFKNLGVIVIDEEHDSSYKQQEGWRYHARDLAVYRAHSEQIPIILGSATPALETLHNVRQRKYHMLRLTRRAGNARPATQHVLDLKGQPVQAGLAPALISRMRQHLQADNQVILFLNRRGFAPTLLCHDCGWIAECPRCDHYYTLHQAQHHLRCHHCDSQRPVPRQCPSCGSTHMVPVGLGTEQLEQALAPFFPGVPLSRIDRDTTSRKGALEQQLAEVHRGGARILIGTQMLAKGHHFPDVTLVALLDVDGALFSADFRSAERFAQLYTQVAGRAGRAGKQGEVVLQTHHPEHPLLQTLLHKGYDAFADQALAERQTLQLPPWTSHVIIRAEDHNNQQAPLFLQQLRNLLQASPLVDNQLWILGPVPALAPKRGGRYRWQILLQHPSRVRLQHVISGTLALINTLPEARKVKWVLDVDPIEG, from the coding sequence ATGCCCGTCGCTCACGTTGCCCTGCCCGTTCCGCTTCCCCGCACCTTTGACTACCTGCTGCCCGACAGCATGAGCGCCAAGGCGGGCTGTCGCGTGAGCGTGCCGTTTGGTAAGCAACAGCGCGTCGGGATCGTGGTGTCCGTGAGCGACAAAAGCGAGCTGCCGCTCAATGAACTCAAAGCGGTGGTGGAAGTGCTGGACGACGAGCCCGTTTACTCGTCCAGCGTCTGGCGACTGCTGCTGTGGGCCGCGGATTACTATCATCATCCAATTGGCGACGTGCTGTTCCACGCCCTGCCGATTCTGCTGCGTCAGGGCAAAAGCGCCAGCCACGCGCCGATGTGGTACTGGTTTGCCACCGAGCAGGGTCAGGCGGTGGATATCAACAGCCTGAAGCGCTCCCCTAAACAGCAGCAGGCGCTCTCCGCGCTGCGTCAGGGACGGATCTGGCGGCATCAGGTGACAGAGCTGGATTTTAACGACGCGGCGCTGCAAGGGTTAAGAAAGAAAGGTCTGTGCGAGCTCGCCAGCGAATCCCCGGCGCTGCTGGACTGGCGCGACGGGTTTTCCGTGTCGGGCGACAGGCTGCGTCTCAACACCGAACAGGCCACCGCCGTCGGGGCAATTCACAGCGCGTCGGATCGTTTCTCCGCGTGGTTATTAGCGGGCGTCACCGGTTCCGGTAAAACGGAAGTCTATCTGAGCGTTCTCGAAAACGTCCTCGCCCAGGGCAAACAGGCGCTGGTGATGGTCCCGGAAATCGGCCTGACGCCGCAAACCATCGCCCGTTTTCGCGAGCGCTTTAACGCTCCGGTGGAAGTGCTGCACTCCGGTTTAAATGATACCGAACGCCTCAGCGCCTGGCTGAAAGCCAAAAACGGCGAGGCGGCGATTGTGATTGGTACTCGCTCGTCACTCTTTACACCCTTTAAAAATCTCGGCGTCATCGTGATCGACGAAGAGCACGACAGCTCCTATAAACAGCAGGAAGGCTGGCGCTATCACGCCCGCGATCTGGCGGTGTATCGCGCCCACAGCGAACAGATTCCGATCATTCTTGGCTCGGCAACGCCCGCGCTGGAAACGCTGCACAACGTGCGCCAGCGGAAATATCACATGCTGCGCCTGACGCGCCGCGCGGGGAATGCCCGCCCGGCCACGCAGCACGTACTGGATCTGAAAGGTCAGCCGGTGCAGGCGGGCCTCGCGCCCGCACTCATCAGCCGTATGCGCCAGCATTTGCAGGCCGATAATCAGGTGATCCTGTTTCTGAACCGCCGCGGATTCGCCCCGACGCTCTTGTGCCACGACTGCGGCTGGATCGCCGAGTGTCCGCGCTGCGACCACTATTACACTCTGCATCAGGCGCAGCATCACCTGCGCTGTCACCACTGCGACAGTCAGCGCCCGGTGCCGCGCCAGTGCCCGTCGTGCGGCTCTACACACATGGTGCCGGTGGGTCTGGGTACCGAACAGCTCGAACAGGCCCTCGCGCCGTTTTTCCCCGGCGTGCCGCTGTCGCGTATCGATCGCGATACCACCAGCCGCAAAGGGGCGCTTGAGCAACAGCTGGCCGAAGTGCATCGCGGTGGCGCGCGGATCCTGATTGGCACCCAGATGCTGGCGAAAGGCCACCACTTCCCGGACGTGACGCTGGTCGCCCTGCTGGACGTTGACGGCGCGCTGTTCTCCGCCGATTTCCGTTCCGCCGAGCGCTTTGCCCAGCTTTATACCCAGGTCGCAGGTCGCGCCGGACGCGCCGGAAAACAGGGCGAAGTGGTGCTGCAAACCCATCACCCTGAACATCCGCTGCTGCAAACCTTGCTGCATAAAGGCTACGACGCCTTTGCCGATCAGGCGCTCGCCGAGCGTCAGACGCTGCAACTGCCGCCGTGGACCAGCCACGTGATTATCCGCGCGGAAGATCATAACAATCAGCAGGCGCCGCTTTTCTTACAGCAGCTGCGCAATCTGCTGCAGGCCAGCCCGCTGGTCGATAATCAGCTGTGGATTTTAGGCCCGGTCCCGGCGCTGGCCCCTAAACGCGGCGGCCGCTATCGCTGGCAGATTCTGCTCCAGCACCCGTCGCGCGTGCGTTTGCAGCACGTTATCAGCGGCACGCTGGCGCTGATCAACACCCTGCCCGAAGCGCGCAAAGTGAAGTGGGTTCTCGACGTCGATCCCATCGAAGGTTAA
- the rraA gene encoding ribonuclease E activity regulator RraA: MKYDTSELCDIYQEDVNVVEPLFSNFGGRSSFGGQIITVKCFEDNGLLYELLEQNGRGRILLVDGGGSMRRALIDADLARLAVQNEWEGLVVYGSVRQVDDLEELDIGIQAIAAIPVGAAGDGIGESDVRVNFGGVTFFSGDHLYADNTGIILSEDPLDIE, encoded by the coding sequence ATGAAATACGATACTTCCGAGCTTTGTGACATCTACCAGGAAGATGTCAACGTCGTGGAACCGCTGTTCTCCAACTTTGGTGGACGGTCGTCGTTTGGCGGACAGATCATCACGGTAAAATGTTTCGAGGATAACGGGTTGCTGTATGAACTTCTCGAACAGAACGGCCGGGGTCGCATTCTGCTGGTCGATGGCGGGGGTTCAATGCGTCGCGCGTTAATCGACGCCGATCTTGCCCGTCTTGCCGTGCAAAACGAGTGGGAAGGCCTGGTGGTGTACGGTTCTGTGCGCCAGGTGGACGATCTGGAAGAGCTGGATATTGGCATCCAGGCCATCGCGGCCATTCCAGTGGGCGCGGCGGGTGACGGCATCGGCGAAAGCGACGTGCGCGTCAACTTCGGCGGCGTGACCTTCTTCTCCGGCGACCATCTCTACGCCGACAATACCGGTATTATCCTTTCCGAAGATCCGCTGGATATCGAGTAA
- the hslV gene encoding ATP-dependent protease subunit HslV, whose translation MTTIVSVRRNGHVVIAGDGQATLGNTVMKGNVKKVRRLYNDKVIAGFAGGTADAFTLFELFERKLEMHQGHLVKAAVELAKDWRTDRMLRKLEALLAVADENASLIITGNGDVVQPENDLIAIGSGGPYAQAAARALLENTDLSAREIAEKALGIAGDICIYTNHFHTIEELNSKA comes from the coding sequence GTGACAACAATTGTAAGTGTACGCCGTAACGGCCATGTGGTAATCGCCGGCGACGGCCAGGCCACGCTGGGTAATACCGTCATGAAAGGCAACGTGAAGAAAGTTCGCCGTCTGTATAACGACAAAGTGATCGCCGGTTTTGCAGGCGGCACCGCAGACGCCTTCACGCTGTTTGAACTGTTTGAACGTAAGCTGGAAATGCATCAGGGCCATCTGGTCAAAGCCGCCGTTGAGCTGGCGAAAGACTGGCGTACCGACCGCATGCTGCGCAAACTAGAAGCGCTGCTGGCCGTCGCCGATGAAAACGCCTCCCTGATCATCACCGGGAACGGCGACGTCGTTCAGCCTGAAAACGATCTGATTGCTATCGGCTCCGGCGGTCCTTACGCCCAGGCCGCAGCGCGCGCTCTGCTGGAAAATACCGATTTGAGCGCCCGCGAAATTGCCGAGAAGGCGTTGGGTATTGCAGGTGATATCTGCATCTACACCAACCACTTCCATACCATCGAAGAATTGAACTCTAAAGCGTAA
- the rpmE gene encoding 50S ribosomal protein L31: protein MKKDIHPKYDFITANCSCGNAIKIRSTVGHDLNLDVCGQCHPFYTGKQRDVATGGRVDRFNKRFSIPGAK, encoded by the coding sequence ATGAAAAAAGATATTCACCCGAAATACGATTTTATTACTGCAAACTGCTCTTGCGGTAACGCGATCAAAATCCGCTCTACAGTGGGTCACGATCTGAACCTGGACGTGTGTGGTCAGTGCCACCCGTTCTACACTGGTAAGCAGCGTGACGTTGCAACCGGTGGCCGTGTTGACCGCTTCAACAAGCGTTTCAGCATCCCGGGCGCTAAATAA
- the zapB gene encoding septal ring assembly protein ZapB, with product MTMSLEVFEKLESKVQQAIDTITLLQMEIEELKEKNNSLSQEVQSAQHGREELERENSQLREQQNGWQDRLQALLGRMEEV from the coding sequence ATGACCATGTCATTAGAAGTGTTTGAGAAACTGGAATCGAAAGTACAGCAGGCGATTGACACCATCACGCTGCTGCAGATGGAAATCGAAGAGCTGAAAGAAAAGAATAATTCGCTGTCGCAGGAAGTGCAGTCTGCTCAGCACGGCCGCGAAGAGTTAGAGCGCGAAAACAGCCAGCTGCGTGAGCAGCAGAACGGCTGGCAGGATCGTCTGCAGGCGCTGCTGGGGCGTATGGAAGAGGTTTAA